In one Rhopalosiphum padi isolate XX-2018 chromosome 3, ASM2088224v1, whole genome shotgun sequence genomic region, the following are encoded:
- the LOC132924035 gene encoding putative nuclease HARBI1 isoform X3, protein MVYAMTLRKSENERSIHGDFTFQVVCCQINNKITNINRDDDENIFDVLGEKKLIPKVKNYAQNVVAILNDSDFKSHFRLNRSSFEVLFKEIIIEYDLSEDNIVGEKSKIVENHILLSIWYMANLETYRQLGDRFEVSKSNAHGIVRKFISIMEVHKHKFIKWPRGNAINQTIQDFKHLRPKPFPGAFMALDGCHIKVPAPWNKRRRMRHIDQRCYINRKHVASVVLQGICDSKQKFTNIFAGWPGASHDARIFRKSSIGVALNDPLQNLVPENCYILADSTYPLSQNVMVPYRDNGALTAEQHNFNRILSSSRVVIELTFGKLLGRFRRFKYLEVYNKDFCGAFISAACCLHNICMDQNDQIDCTDYTSQNQESNFNISEINVTATHKRNAICNELSINT, encoded by the exons atgatgatgaaaatatatttgatgtcTTAGGTGAAAAAAAACTCATCCCAAAAGTTAAAAACTATGCTCAAAATGTTGTCGCCATTTTAAATGATTCTGATTTTAAAAGTCATTTTAGATTAAATCGATCATCATttgaa gTGTTGTTTAAAGAAATCATTATAGAATATGATTTAAGTGAGGACAATATAGTTggtgaaaaaagtaaaatagttgaaaatcacattttattaagtatatggtACATGGCCAATTTAGAGACATacag ACAACTTGGTGATCGATTTGAGGTGTCAAAAAGCAATGCACATGGTATTGTCAGAAAATTTATTTCCATTATGGAAGTGCATAAACATAAGTTTATTAAATGGCCTCGGGGAAATGCTATAAATCAAACCATTCAGGATTTTAAACATCTTAGACCAAAGCCTTTCCCTGGTGCTTTCATGGCCTTGGATGGATGCCATATTAAAGTTCCTGCTCCCTGGAATAAACGTAGACGAATGAGGCATATTGATCAACGTTGTTATATCAACCGCAAACATGTAGCTTCTGTAGTCTTACAG GGAATATGTGatagtaaacaaaaatttacaaatatttttgcgGGCTGGCCTGGTGCATCACATGATGCCAGGATTTTTAGAAAAAGTAGCATAGGTGTTGCTTTAAATGATCCACTACAGAATTTAGTGCCAGAAAATTGCTATATTTTAGCAGATTCTACATATCCATTATCTCAAAATGTAATGGTTCCATATCGTGACAATGGTGCACTAACAGCTGAACagcataattttaatagaatccTCAGTTCATCTAGAGTAGTTATTGAATTAACATTTGGAAAGTTGTTGGGACGATTCAGGCGgtttaa GTACCTTGAAGTTTACAACAAAGATTTTTGTGGTGCTTTTATTTCAGCCGCATGCTGTTTGCACAACATATGTATGGACCAAAATGATCAAATTGACTGTACAGATTACACTTCTCAAAATCAAGAatccaattttaatatttctgaaataaaTGTAACTGCAACTCATAAAAGAAATGCAATTTGTAatgaattatctataaatacataa
- the LOC132924035 gene encoding putative nuclease HARBI1 isoform X4: protein MVYAMTLRKSENERSIHGDFTFQVVCCQINNKITNINRGEKKLIPKVKNYAQNVVAILNDSDFKSHFRLNRSSFEVLFKEIIIEYDLSEDNIVGEKSKIVENHILLSIWYMANLETYRQLGDRFEVSKSNAHGIVRKFISIMEVHKHKFIKWPRGNAINQTIQDFKHLRPKPFPGAFMALDGCHIKVPAPWNKRRRMRHIDQRCYINRKHVASVVLQGICDSKQKFTNIFAGWPGASHDARIFRKSSIGVALNDPLQNLVPENCYILADSTYPLSQNVMVPYRDNGALTAEQHNFNRILSSSRVVIELTFGKLLGRFRRFKYLEVYNKDFCGAFISAACCLHNICMDQNDQIDCTDYTSQNQESNFNISEINVTATHKRNAICNELSINT, encoded by the exons GTGAAAAAAAACTCATCCCAAAAGTTAAAAACTATGCTCAAAATGTTGTCGCCATTTTAAATGATTCTGATTTTAAAAGTCATTTTAGATTAAATCGATCATCATttgaa gTGTTGTTTAAAGAAATCATTATAGAATATGATTTAAGTGAGGACAATATAGTTggtgaaaaaagtaaaatagttgaaaatcacattttattaagtatatggtACATGGCCAATTTAGAGACATacag ACAACTTGGTGATCGATTTGAGGTGTCAAAAAGCAATGCACATGGTATTGTCAGAAAATTTATTTCCATTATGGAAGTGCATAAACATAAGTTTATTAAATGGCCTCGGGGAAATGCTATAAATCAAACCATTCAGGATTTTAAACATCTTAGACCAAAGCCTTTCCCTGGTGCTTTCATGGCCTTGGATGGATGCCATATTAAAGTTCCTGCTCCCTGGAATAAACGTAGACGAATGAGGCATATTGATCAACGTTGTTATATCAACCGCAAACATGTAGCTTCTGTAGTCTTACAG GGAATATGTGatagtaaacaaaaatttacaaatatttttgcgGGCTGGCCTGGTGCATCACATGATGCCAGGATTTTTAGAAAAAGTAGCATAGGTGTTGCTTTAAATGATCCACTACAGAATTTAGTGCCAGAAAATTGCTATATTTTAGCAGATTCTACATATCCATTATCTCAAAATGTAATGGTTCCATATCGTGACAATGGTGCACTAACAGCTGAACagcataattttaatagaatccTCAGTTCATCTAGAGTAGTTATTGAATTAACATTTGGAAAGTTGTTGGGACGATTCAGGCGgtttaa GTACCTTGAAGTTTACAACAAAGATTTTTGTGGTGCTTTTATTTCAGCCGCATGCTGTTTGCACAACATATGTATGGACCAAAATGATCAAATTGACTGTACAGATTACACTTCTCAAAATCAAGAatccaattttaatatttctgaaataaaTGTAACTGCAACTCATAAAAGAAATGCAATTTGTAatgaattatctataaatacataa
- the LOC132924035 gene encoding putative nuclease HARBI1 isoform X2: MKRKVITKYQRMNTIRGVNKLGCIKPCLAVCMTSNSILVSDKQGRIGPSGNREIPDGPRALPNSTAVTCRKLISEKKLIPKVKNYAQNVVAILNDSDFKSHFRLNRSSFEVLFKEIIIEYDLSEDNIVGEKSKIVENHILLSIWYMANLETYRQLGDRFEVSKSNAHGIVRKFISIMEVHKHKFIKWPRGNAINQTIQDFKHLRPKPFPGAFMALDGCHIKVPAPWNKRRRMRHIDQRCYINRKHVASVVLQGICDSKQKFTNIFAGWPGASHDARIFRKSSIGVALNDPLQNLVPENCYILADSTYPLSQNVMVPYRDNGALTAEQHNFNRILSSSRVVIELTFGKLLGRFRRFKYLEVYNKDFCGAFISAACCLHNICMDQNDQIDCTDYTSQNQESNFNISEINVTATHKRNAICNELSINT, encoded by the exons ATGAAAAGAAAAGTAATCACAAAATATCAGCGTATGAATACAATACGCGGTGTTAATAAACTGGGATGTATTAAGCCTTGCCTAGCTGTCTGTATGACGTCGAATAGCATATTGGTCTCGGATAAGCAGGGACGGATTGGGCCATCGGGAAATCGGGAAATTCCCGATGGGCCGCGTGCGCTACCAAACTCTACGGCTGTGACCTGTCGCAAACTAATAA GTGAAAAAAAACTCATCCCAAAAGTTAAAAACTATGCTCAAAATGTTGTCGCCATTTTAAATGATTCTGATTTTAAAAGTCATTTTAGATTAAATCGATCATCATttgaa gTGTTGTTTAAAGAAATCATTATAGAATATGATTTAAGTGAGGACAATATAGTTggtgaaaaaagtaaaatagttgaaaatcacattttattaagtatatggtACATGGCCAATTTAGAGACATacag ACAACTTGGTGATCGATTTGAGGTGTCAAAAAGCAATGCACATGGTATTGTCAGAAAATTTATTTCCATTATGGAAGTGCATAAACATAAGTTTATTAAATGGCCTCGGGGAAATGCTATAAATCAAACCATTCAGGATTTTAAACATCTTAGACCAAAGCCTTTCCCTGGTGCTTTCATGGCCTTGGATGGATGCCATATTAAAGTTCCTGCTCCCTGGAATAAACGTAGACGAATGAGGCATATTGATCAACGTTGTTATATCAACCGCAAACATGTAGCTTCTGTAGTCTTACAG GGAATATGTGatagtaaacaaaaatttacaaatatttttgcgGGCTGGCCTGGTGCATCACATGATGCCAGGATTTTTAGAAAAAGTAGCATAGGTGTTGCTTTAAATGATCCACTACAGAATTTAGTGCCAGAAAATTGCTATATTTTAGCAGATTCTACATATCCATTATCTCAAAATGTAATGGTTCCATATCGTGACAATGGTGCACTAACAGCTGAACagcataattttaatagaatccTCAGTTCATCTAGAGTAGTTATTGAATTAACATTTGGAAAGTTGTTGGGACGATTCAGGCGgtttaa GTACCTTGAAGTTTACAACAAAGATTTTTGTGGTGCTTTTATTTCAGCCGCATGCTGTTTGCACAACATATGTATGGACCAAAATGATCAAATTGACTGTACAGATTACACTTCTCAAAATCAAGAatccaattttaatatttctgaaataaaTGTAACTGCAACTCATAAAAGAAATGCAATTTGTAatgaattatctataaatacataa
- the LOC132924034 gene encoding uncharacterized protein LOC132924034, translated as MPKVKTSKSNRLTKYVNEFGKEFFSTDGEILFCKICEIKVASEKKFTVVQHISRDKHVQGLRRRELKSDQQVSTMQFINENQLSPFSYDLTNAFLSANIPLNKLENPILKGFLEKYTNKSIPDRSSIRKNYVSKCYNNTMNKIIQYAADKKIWVSLDETTDAEGRFVANFIVGTLEVGCPGKTFLLNCEVLEKANHSTVAKMFNNSLSLLWPGGIQYDNVLLFVSDAAPYMVKAGKSIQSFYSKMIHVTCIAHALHRVAEEIRGNFSKVDKLVSNGKKIFLKAPSRVEKFREIAKGIPLPPQPVITRWGTWLNASIYYCEHFESIKEVVNALDSEDAISIKKVQTVIKSSSLHRNLIYIKAHFGTLPESITKLETRGQTLSESLRVLEDIRVLINEAPNEIGTAINKKMENVLNKNKGLKILQNISKIINGEKPDENNIPEDITTDDISHFKYAPVSSVEVERSFSTYKSILSDQRRSFLFENIRQHIIIQCNSDFVQNE; from the exons ATGCCGAAAGTAAAAACGTCGAAATCAAATCGATTAACGAAATATGTAAATGAATTCGgtaaagaatttttttctacagacggtgaaatattattttgcaaaatatgtgaaataaaagtggcttctgaaaaaaaatttaccgttGTACAACACATTTCCCGAGATAAACACGTTCAAGGATTACGTCGCCGAGAACTTAAATCGGACCAACAGGTATCCACAatgcaatttataaatgaaaatcagCTATCTCCGTTTTCTTATGATTTGACTAATGCCTTTCTTTCGGCCAATATACCACTTAATAAACTTGAAAATCCAATATTAAAAGGTTTTTTAGAGAAGTATACCAATAAATCAATTCCTGATAGATCgtcaattagaaaaaattatgtaagtaaatgttacaataataccatgaataaaataattcaatatgcagcagataaaaaaatttgggTTTCTTTGGACGAAACAACCGACGCAGAAGGACGTTTTGTTGCAAACTTCATCGTAGGTACGTTAGAAGTCGGTTGTCCTGGaaaaacatttcttttaaaCTGTGAGGTATTGGAAAAAGCGAACCATTCTACTGTtgctaaaatgttcaataattctCTATCTTTATTGTGGCCTGGAGGTATTCAATATGACAACGTATTACTATTTGTAAGTGATGCAGCACCTTACATGGTGAAAGCTGGAAAGTCAATCCagtcattttattcaaaaatgataCATGTGACTTGTATTGCACATGCCCTGCATCGAGTCGCTGAAGAAATAAGAGGGAATTTTTCGAAAGTAGATAAATTAGTTTCAaatgggaaaaaaatatttttgaaagcaCCTTCCCGCGTAGAGAAATTTAGAGAAATAGCAAAAGGTATACCTTTACCGCCGCAACCAGTTATAACTCGTTGGGGAACGTGGTTAAACGCTTCAATTTATTACTGCGAACATTTTGAATCTATCAAAGAAGTTGTCAATGCACTTGACAGTGAAGACgctatttctattaaaaaagtgCAAACAGTAATTAAAAGTTCTAGCTTACAcaggaatttaatttatataaaagcgCATTTCGGTACATTGCCTGAATCGATTACTAAATTAGAAACTCGTGGACAGACTTTATCAGAATCTTTAAGAGTATTAGAAGATATAAGAGTTTTAATAAATGAAGCACCAAATGAAATTGGTactgcaataaataaaaaaatggaaaatgttttgaataaaaataaagggttgaaaatactacaaaatatttcaaaaattataaatggtgAAAAACCAGATGAAAACAACATACCGGAAGATATAACGACGGACGATATTTCACACTTTAAATATGCTCCAGTATCATCAGTCGAAGTCGAAAGAAGTTTTTCTACTTACAAAAGTATATTGTCCGACCAACGacgatcatttttatttgaaaatataagacAGCATATCATTATTCAGTGCAATAGCGATTTTGTTCAG aatgaatGA
- the LOC132925163 gene encoding uncharacterized protein LOC132925163 translates to MKKKNYCFNANVCSNKWRGLKYQFNKVHDNASKKVTGKGCQTWKYYDILNEFLGSTSNVSPPKECLSSTLFGSPVSSTITCSKRKSPKISESCRQKQKMLRLMEERATRDEKKITFHENLLNKLTEANDIEKKKVELLEKLLLSKN, encoded by the exons atgaaaaaaaaaaattattgttttaatgctAACGTCTGTAGTAATAAGTGGCGtggattaaaatatcaattcaaTAAAGTACACGATAATGCATCCAAAAAAGTTACTGGTAAAGGCTGTCAAACAtggaaatattatgatatattgaatGAGTTCTTAGGATCTACATCAAATGTTTCTCCACCTAAAG AATGTTTGTCTTCTACATTATTTGGTTCACCAGTTTCAAGCACTATAACATGTTCTAAAAGAAAATCGCCCAAGATCTCAGAGAGTTGTCGTCagaaacaaaaaatgttaagacTTATGGAAGAAag ggCAACCAGAGATGAAAAGAAAATAACTTTTCATGAAAaccttttaaataaactaacagAAGCAaatgatatagaaaaaaaaaaggttgaatTGTTGGAGAAGCTTTTActcagtaaaaattaa
- the LOC132924035 gene encoding putative nuclease HARBI1 isoform X1: MKRKVITKYQRMNTIRGVNKLGCIKPCLAVCMTSNSILVSDKQGRIGPSGNREIPDGPRALPNSTAVTCRKLINDDENIFDVLGEKKLIPKVKNYAQNVVAILNDSDFKSHFRLNRSSFEVLFKEIIIEYDLSEDNIVGEKSKIVENHILLSIWYMANLETYRQLGDRFEVSKSNAHGIVRKFISIMEVHKHKFIKWPRGNAINQTIQDFKHLRPKPFPGAFMALDGCHIKVPAPWNKRRRMRHIDQRCYINRKHVASVVLQGICDSKQKFTNIFAGWPGASHDARIFRKSSIGVALNDPLQNLVPENCYILADSTYPLSQNVMVPYRDNGALTAEQHNFNRILSSSRVVIELTFGKLLGRFRRFKYLEVYNKDFCGAFISAACCLHNICMDQNDQIDCTDYTSQNQESNFNISEINVTATHKRNAICNELSINT, translated from the exons ATGAAAAGAAAAGTAATCACAAAATATCAGCGTATGAATACAATACGCGGTGTTAATAAACTGGGATGTATTAAGCCTTGCCTAGCTGTCTGTATGACGTCGAATAGCATATTGGTCTCGGATAAGCAGGGACGGATTGGGCCATCGGGAAATCGGGAAATTCCCGATGGGCCGCGTGCGCTACCAAACTCTACGGCTGTGACCTGTCGCAAACTAATAA atgatgatgaaaatatatttgatgtcTTAGGTGAAAAAAAACTCATCCCAAAAGTTAAAAACTATGCTCAAAATGTTGTCGCCATTTTAAATGATTCTGATTTTAAAAGTCATTTTAGATTAAATCGATCATCATttgaa gTGTTGTTTAAAGAAATCATTATAGAATATGATTTAAGTGAGGACAATATAGTTggtgaaaaaagtaaaatagttgaaaatcacattttattaagtatatggtACATGGCCAATTTAGAGACATacag ACAACTTGGTGATCGATTTGAGGTGTCAAAAAGCAATGCACATGGTATTGTCAGAAAATTTATTTCCATTATGGAAGTGCATAAACATAAGTTTATTAAATGGCCTCGGGGAAATGCTATAAATCAAACCATTCAGGATTTTAAACATCTTAGACCAAAGCCTTTCCCTGGTGCTTTCATGGCCTTGGATGGATGCCATATTAAAGTTCCTGCTCCCTGGAATAAACGTAGACGAATGAGGCATATTGATCAACGTTGTTATATCAACCGCAAACATGTAGCTTCTGTAGTCTTACAG GGAATATGTGatagtaaacaaaaatttacaaatatttttgcgGGCTGGCCTGGTGCATCACATGATGCCAGGATTTTTAGAAAAAGTAGCATAGGTGTTGCTTTAAATGATCCACTACAGAATTTAGTGCCAGAAAATTGCTATATTTTAGCAGATTCTACATATCCATTATCTCAAAATGTAATGGTTCCATATCGTGACAATGGTGCACTAACAGCTGAACagcataattttaatagaatccTCAGTTCATCTAGAGTAGTTATTGAATTAACATTTGGAAAGTTGTTGGGACGATTCAGGCGgtttaa GTACCTTGAAGTTTACAACAAAGATTTTTGTGGTGCTTTTATTTCAGCCGCATGCTGTTTGCACAACATATGTATGGACCAAAATGATCAAATTGACTGTACAGATTACACTTCTCAAAATCAAGAatccaattttaatatttctgaaataaaTGTAACTGCAACTCATAAAAGAAATGCAATTTGTAatgaattatctataaatacataa
- the LOC132924039 gene encoding uncharacterized protein LOC132924039, which produces MMKDQKIALEITNSTSIRQDDGILIVKAPADEKSTDYWTLSHYKTKNIEHVDSKDRWKHAECSMKLAITDQAKDQAISSELNELVQTLFDRFMKDSKKKITRI; this is translated from the exons atgaTGAAAGATCAGAAAATTGCACTCGAAATTACAAATTCAACGAGCATTCGGCAAGACGACGGGATTTTGATTGTAAAAGCACCTGCTGATGAAAAATCTACTGACTATTGGACGTTGTCacattataaaacgaaaaacatTGAGCATGTTGATTCTAAGGACag atGGAAACATGCTGAGTGTTCGATGAAGCTTGCAATAACCGATCAGGCAAAGGACCAAGCGATATCGAGTGAGCTAAACGAATTGGTTCAAACACTTTTCGACCGATTTATGAAagattcaaagaaaaaaattacacgtatttga
- the LOC132924033 gene encoding tigger transposable element-derived protein 6-like produces the protein MNNNKRKRLNLEEKLNIIKTKETENLSVRVLAERFCISKSQVNNILQDACNLKKYYAENGNEDMRRKFSKTSDGALVDKVTFEWFCRARSYNLPVSGPLLQEKAREVANEVGLENFKASNGWLQKFRERHNISFKNICGEGNSVDTSVVEKWLEKLKTLISDYEPKNIFNCDETGLFFRALPDKTLCLKNEICRGGKIAKDRLTVLLCVNMIGEFETPLIIGKSLKPRCFKSVNVSTLGVNWKANRKAWMNRDLMTDWLMCFNRKMEMENRKIILFLDNASSHPDTLNLKNIKLIFLPPNTTSICQPLDQGIIKNFKVHYRQRLLRHILSRVDQNVENKSINVLDAIFWIKSALKNIKPETVKNCFKKSGFFSFDTAEYVMENDNVANLDLFSELVPSTIEIEDYVSIDNNILTEDNTLIISDIINCNLDNFSEKENEQLEEQEEEDEDDSIYNPTFEEVWKTINNLKTYFKNKEDEIALSMVANLQIHFEEQKKFTQKKITDFFNFT, from the exons atgaataataataaaagaaaaagattGAActtagaagaaaaattaaatattattaaaaccaagGAAACAGAAAATCTAAGTGTTCGTGTTTTAGCAGAACGATTTTGCATAAGCAAGTCacag gtgaataacattttacaagatgcgtgtaatttgaaaaaatattacgcTGAGAACGGCAATGAAGATATGAGGAGAAAATTTTCGAAGACATCGGATGGAGCACTTGTAGATAAAGTTACATTTGAATGGTTCTGTAGAGCCCGTTCATATAATTTACCTGTTTCTGGACCATTGCTCCAAGAGAAAGCACGAGAAGTTGCAAATGAGGTAGGTCTAGAAAACTTTAAAGCTTCAAATGGTTGGCTTCAAAAATTCCGAGAACGTCAtaacatttcttttaaaaatatatgtggtgAAGGTAACTCTGTTGATACAAGTGTCGTAGAAAAGTggttagaaaaattgaaaacattaatttcaGATTATgaaccaaaaaatatattcaattgtgATGAAACAGGTTTATTTTTTCGAGCACTTCCTGATAAAacattgtgtttaaaaaacGAAATTTGTCGTGGAGGTAAAATAGCTAAAGATCGATTAACTGTTTTACTATGTGTAAATATGATCGGGGAATTTGAAACTCcgttaataattggaaaatcaCTAAAACCACGTTGTTTCAAAAGTGTAAATGTATCAACGTTAGGTGTTAATTGGAAAGCTAACCGTAAGGCATGGATGAATCGAGATTTAATGACAGATTGGCTAATGTGTTTTAACAGAAAAATGGAGatggaaaatagaaaaattattttatttctagatAACGCTAGTTCACATCCTGAtacattaaacttaaaaaatataaaactaatattcctACCTCCAAATACGACTTCGATTTGCCAACCACTAGATCaaggaattattaaaaattttaaagttcatTATCGCCAACGATTACTTCGTCATATTTTATCTAGAGTTGATCAGAATGTAGAAAACAAATCTATAAACGTTTTAGATGCAATTTTTTGGATAAAGTccgcattaaaaaatataaaaccagagacagtcaaaaattgttttaaaaagtcGGGATTTTTTTCGTTCGATACAGCAGAATATGTAATGGAAAATGACAATGTTGCAAATTTGGACTTATTCTCAGAACTTGTACCGAGTACTATCGAAATTGAGGACTATGtttctatagataataatatcctTACAGAAGACAATACATTAATCATATCAGATATAATCAATTGTAATCTAGACAATTTTAGTGAAAAAGAAAACGAACAACTCGAAGAACAAGAAGAAGAAGATGAAGACGATTCGATATACAATCCAACGTTTGAAGAAGTTtggaaaacaataaataatttaaaaacatattttaaaaataaagaagatGAAATCGCATTATCAATGGTAGCCAATTTACAAATTCATTTTGAAGagcaaaaaaaatttacacaaaaaaaaattacagatttttttaattttacataa